A genomic stretch from Desulfonispora thiosulfatigenes DSM 11270 includes:
- the recG gene encoding ATP-dependent DNA helicase RecG has product MLLKEKQELILKALKAEKNLKYCNSGVIGGFDSFILSNLPKLALGEVKLHEYTHEFNKYTELTLQERHLLLKKLELEIKNKLNTKEEGIFSPKVIEIKNQKENVEEQSDKNQNMQLDNNIKQSDIEKSKQPTSEKVQINKKQIKSKEYSITESALNNIAEIGSKKISHLKRLGIENIEDILYYFPRRYEDRSQVRNISELVDGEVNTILATIKSVEVVTPRPRLKILKAILEDTTGVITAIWYNQTFLKNKLNKDKKIYLTGKVDMRFEKQIKVSDYTFFNESNNENPGIVPIYPAVEGISQKMITSIIKTTLNQYLTTIKEYLPPEILKEYHLMSIKEAIREIHFPSNWYLQNKARYRLVFEELLILQLGIKSLRKVTKNNTGISHVKKEKLTTYFLESLPYKLTDAQFKVIGDINKDMESTHSMNRLIQGDVGSGKTVVAIWALLKAIAGGYQGALMAPTEILAEQHYLSFLEILVPLGIIPVLLTGSMTKKEKSEKSLGILQGKYKLIIGTHALIQNEVVFDNLGIVVIDEQHRFGVNQRFELQKKGLSPDLLVMTATPIPRSLALTLYGDMELSVIDELPPGRQSVKTYHLDEKEIDRVYNFMRKEVTLGGQVYIVCPLVEESEKLDLENATNLAEYLSKDVFPELNVGLIHGRLKVSEKENVMQKFRAGEINILVATTVIEVGVNVPNATVMMIKNAERFGLAQLHQLRGRVGRSSKKSYCILISNLKSKESRARMEIMTSSTDGFIIAEQDLNLRGPGDFFGTRQHGLPSLKIADIIKDHTIMEVTKDLAMRILTEDAESSKYNLLMRHVYRKFKTTTI; this is encoded by the coding sequence ATGTTATTAAAAGAAAAACAAGAATTAATTTTAAAAGCACTTAAAGCTGAAAAAAACTTAAAATACTGTAATAGTGGAGTTATTGGAGGATTTGATAGTTTTATTTTAAGTAATTTACCTAAATTAGCTTTAGGAGAGGTAAAATTACACGAATACACTCATGAATTTAATAAATACACCGAATTAACTTTACAGGAAAGACATTTGTTGCTAAAAAAGTTAGAATTAGAAATTAAAAATAAACTTAATACTAAAGAAGAAGGAATCTTTTCGCCCAAGGTAATAGAGATAAAAAACCAAAAAGAAAATGTTGAAGAACAAAGTGATAAAAATCAAAATATGCAACTAGATAACAATATTAAACAAAGTGATATAGAGAAAAGCAAGCAACCCACAAGTGAAAAGGTGCAAATTAATAAAAAACAGATTAAATCAAAAGAATATAGCATTACAGAAAGTGCGTTAAATAATATTGCTGAAATAGGATCAAAGAAAATAAGTCACTTAAAAAGACTGGGTATTGAAAATATTGAGGATATTTTATATTATTTCCCCAGAAGATATGAAGATCGTTCCCAGGTTAGAAATATCAGCGAATTAGTAGATGGCGAAGTAAATACAATTTTAGCCACAATTAAATCGGTAGAAGTAGTTACGCCACGACCCAGACTAAAAATATTAAAGGCTATTTTAGAAGATACTACAGGCGTAATAACGGCTATTTGGTATAATCAAACTTTTTTAAAGAATAAATTAAATAAGGATAAGAAAATATATCTTACGGGTAAAGTAGATATGCGTTTTGAAAAACAAATCAAAGTAAGTGATTATACTTTCTTTAACGAATCTAACAACGAAAATCCAGGAATTGTGCCAATTTATCCTGCTGTAGAAGGTATTTCGCAAAAAATGATTACAAGTATTATTAAAACTACCCTGAATCAATATTTAACTACGATCAAAGAATACTTACCACCAGAAATTTTAAAAGAATATCATTTAATGTCTATTAAAGAAGCAATTAGAGAAATACATTTTCCAAGTAATTGGTATTTGCAAAACAAGGCTAGATATCGACTTGTTTTTGAGGAATTATTAATTTTACAACTAGGTATTAAAAGCCTACGAAAAGTAACTAAAAACAATACAGGCATAAGTCATGTAAAGAAGGAAAAATTAACCACATATTTTCTTGAAAGTTTACCATATAAATTAACAGATGCTCAATTTAAAGTAATTGGGGATATAAATAAGGATATGGAAAGCACTCACTCTATGAATCGCTTAATTCAAGGTGATGTAGGATCAGGAAAAACAGTAGTTGCGATATGGGCTTTGTTAAAGGCAATAGCTGGTGGTTATCAGGGTGCGTTAATGGCTCCTACGGAAATTTTAGCTGAACAACATTATTTGAGCTTTTTAGAAATTCTAGTTCCACTTGGAATAATACCTGTACTGTTAACAGGGAGCATGACTAAAAAAGAAAAAAGTGAAAAGTCATTAGGAATATTGCAGGGAAAGTATAAATTAATTATTGGTACTCATGCTTTAATTCAAAATGAAGTAGTATTTGATAATTTAGGAATAGTAGTAATTGATGAACAACATCGTTTTGGGGTTAATCAAAGATTTGAACTGCAAAAGAAAGGTTTATCTCCAGACTTACTAGTGATGACAGCTACACCTATTCCTAGAAGCTTAGCATTAACCTTATATGGTGATATGGAGTTATCGGTGATAGATGAGTTGCCTCCAGGAAGACAAAGCGTTAAAACGTATCATTTAGATGAGAAGGAAATAGATAGAGTTTATAATTTTATGAGAAAAGAAGTTACCCTAGGAGGACAAGTATATATAGTTTGTCCTTTAGTAGAAGAATCAGAAAAACTTGATTTGGAAAATGCAACTAATCTAGCAGAATATTTAAGTAAGGATGTTTTTCCAGAATTAAATGTAGGTTTGATCCATGGTAGGCTAAAAGTTTCTGAAAAAGAAAATGTTATGCAAAAGTTTAGAGCAGGAGAGATTAATATTTTAGTTGCTACAACAGTTATTGAAGTAGGTGTAAATGTACCTAATGCTACTGTAATGATGATTAAAAATGCAGAAAGATTTGGTTTAGCGCAGCTGCATCAGTTAAGAGGAAGAGTAGGAAGAAGTTCTAAAAAGTCTTATTGTATTTTAATCTCTAATCTTAAAAGTAAAGAAAGTAGAGCTAGAATGGAAATAATGACGAGTTCAACGGATGGCTTTATTATTGCAGAGCAGGATTTAAACTTAAGAGGTCCCGGAGACTTTTTTGGCACAAGACAACATGGTTTACCAAGTTTGAAAATTGCAGATATTATTAAAGACCATACTATTATGGAAGTAACTAAGGATTTAGCGATGAGGATATTAACTGAAGATGCAGAGTCTAGTAAATATAATTTATTAATGAGGCATGTTTATCGAAAATTTAAAACTACTACTATTTAA
- a CDS encoding alpha/beta-type small acid-soluble spore protein → MSRSTNKPAVEGAKSFLDQFKYETANELGIANYNQIDKGQLTSRENGYVGGYMVRKMIQYAEQNMGNEMNQPPQQ, encoded by the coding sequence ATGTCAAGAAGCACAAACAAACCAGCTGTTGAAGGAGCTAAGTCATTCTTAGATCAATTCAAATATGAGACTGCAAACGAATTAGGAATTGCAAACTACAACCAAATCGATAAAGGTCAATTAACTTCTCGTGAAAATGGATATGTTGGTGGATATATGGTTAGAAAAATGATTCAGTATGCTGAGCAAAACATGGGAAATGAAATGAACCAACCCCCACAACAATAA
- a CDS encoding alpha/beta-type small acid-soluble spore protein, with translation MTMSRSTNKPAVEGAKSFLDQFKYETANELGIANYNQIDKGQLTSRENGYVGGYMVRKMIQYAEQNMGNEMNQPPQQ, from the coding sequence ATTACTATGTCAAGAAGTACAAATAAACCAGCTGTTGAAGGTGCTAAGTCATTTTTAGATCAATTTAAATATGAGACTGCAAATGAATTAGGAATTGCAAACTACAACCAAATCGATAAAGGTCAATTAACTTCTCGTGAAAATGGATATGTTGGTGGATATATGGTTAGAAAAATGATTCAGTATGCTGAGCAAAACATGGGAAATGAAATGAATCAACCTCCACAACAATAA
- the gpr gene encoding GPR endopeptidase, whose protein sequence is MDKERFYKDLNINLDLALEAHDVVRGTRGGEIPGVSLSEESFDNCTVKVVKVLDSKGSGIIGKPIGDYITIESESLRINNKALHADLSKVLSEQLKTIYPFKTEDDSVLIVGLGNWNATPDALGPQVVEKTMATRHLHGRVPEELTNGLRPVSVIAPGVLGITGIETAEIIKGIVEKTSPKALIVIDALAAGSVSRIGSTIQISNTGINPGSGVGNKRASINQDFMGVPVIAIGVPTVVNSSIIAKDIIDNFVDELKERPPLKELSKELNPPMLRIILDKVLNPYTNSLMVTPKEVDDLIRNTSQVIALALTDSLHPAMPEEVANYLQ, encoded by the coding sequence ATGGATAAAGAACGATTTTATAAAGATCTTAATATTAATTTAGACTTAGCCCTAGAAGCACATGACGTTGTTAGAGGTACCAGGGGAGGAGAAATACCTGGAGTTAGCTTAAGTGAAGAATCTTTTGACAATTGTACTGTGAAAGTTGTAAAAGTATTAGATAGTAAAGGTTCTGGTATTATTGGTAAACCCATCGGTGATTATATTACAATTGAATCAGAGTCTTTAAGAATTAATAATAAAGCTTTACATGCTGATTTAAGTAAAGTATTATCTGAGCAATTAAAAACCATATATCCTTTTAAAACCGAAGATGATAGCGTTTTAATAGTAGGTCTTGGAAACTGGAATGCTACTCCTGATGCTTTAGGACCACAGGTTGTAGAAAAAACAATGGCTACTAGACACCTACATGGCAGAGTCCCAGAGGAATTAACGAATGGACTTAGACCTGTAAGTGTAATTGCACCAGGTGTTTTAGGTATTACTGGTATTGAAACTGCTGAAATAATTAAAGGAATCGTAGAAAAAACTTCTCCTAAAGCCTTAATTGTTATTGATGCTTTAGCTGCTGGAAGCGTTAGTAGAATAGGTTCAACTATTCAAATATCTAACACAGGTATTAATCCTGGTTCTGGTGTAGGTAATAAAAGAGCTTCCATAAATCAAGATTTTATGGGTGTTCCAGTAATTGCAATCGGTGTTCCTACAGTAGTAAATTCTAGTATAATTGCTAAAGATATTATTGATAATTTCGTAGATGAATTAAAGGAAAGACCTCCATTAAAAGAATTATCTAAGGAATTAAATCCACCGATGCTTAGAATAATTTTGGATAAAGTTTTAAATCCTTATACCAATAGTTTAATGGTTACTCCTAAAGAAGTAGATGATTTAATAAGAAATACTTCACAAGTAATTGCCCTTGCTTTAACTGACTCTCTTCATCCGGCTATGCCTGAAGAGGTTGCTAACTATTTACAATAA
- the rsmD gene encoding 16S rRNA (guanine(966)-N(2))-methyltransferase RsmD has product MRIIAGLCKGKNLKSLKGMNTRPTSDRVKEAVFSVLTNKIVDQKVLDLFGGTGNIGLEALSRGCSSVVFVEKNIKAMQIIKENVADCGFAEKVSYFNLDAFKAVSVLKENKQSFNLIYLDPPYNLEILDSLLETLVKSNILEPLAIIVVESSKNTQIAEKIENLEKVKENIYGDTKITYYQLL; this is encoded by the coding sequence ATGAGAATTATTGCAGGATTATGTAAAGGCAAAAATCTCAAATCACTTAAAGGCATGAACACTCGTCCTACTTCTGATAGAGTGAAAGAAGCAGTCTTTAGTGTTTTAACAAATAAGATTGTAGACCAAAAAGTACTAGATTTATTTGGAGGGACAGGCAATATTGGTTTAGAAGCTTTAAGCCGTGGTTGTTCTTCGGTTGTTTTCGTAGAAAAAAACATTAAAGCAATGCAGATAATTAAAGAAAATGTGGCTGATTGTGGTTTTGCTGAAAAAGTAAGTTATTTTAACTTAGATGCCTTTAAAGCAGTAAGTGTACTAAAAGAAAATAAACAATCATTCAATTTAATTTATCTTGACCCACCTTATAATCTTGAAATTTTAGATTCTTTATTAGAAACACTAGTTAAATCTAATATATTAGAACCTTTAGCTATTATTGTAGTTGAGTCATCTAAAAATACTCAAATTGCTGAGAAAATAGAAAATTTGGAAAAAGTAAAAGAAAATATATATGGTGATACGAAAATTACTTATTACCAATTATTGTAG